One Eurosta solidaginis isolate ZX-2024a chromosome 5, ASM4086904v1, whole genome shotgun sequence DNA segment encodes these proteins:
- the Aprt gene encoding adenine phosphoribosyltransferase, translated as MCSRRQTEVVDSCKMSTSNEEKLDYIKSKIGTFPDFPKKGIVFRDIFSALNDPTACKYLKELLVHHIKEYYPDAEVIVGLESRGFLFNFLIAAELGIGCAPVRKKGKLPGDLISVDYESEYGKDTFEMQANAIQSGQKVVIVDDLLATGGSLKAAAELVRKAGGVVIGSLVVLELEDLHGRDKLNYDVHTLIKF; from the exons ATGTGTTCTAGAAGGCAGACTGAAGTAGTTGACTCGTGTAAAATGAGTACGAGCAATGAGGAAAAACTGGATTATATTAAAAGTAAAATTGGCACTTTTCCTGATTTTCCAAAGAAAGGAATCGTTTTCCG cgaCATATTTAGCGCACTCAACGATCCGACAGCTTGCAAGTATCTCAAAGAATTACTTGTACACCATATAAAAGAATACTATCCAGATGCCGAAGTAATAGTTGGCTTAGAATCCCGTGGTTTCCTATTCAATTTTCTAATAGCTGCTGAGTTAGGTATTGGCTGCGCGCCCGTGCGTAAAAAGGGTAAATTGCCAGGCGATTTAATTTCAGTGGATTACGAATCGGAATATGGCAAA GACACTTTTGAAATGCAAGCGAACGCCATACAATCGGGTCAAAAAGTAGTTATCGTTGATGACCTGCTCGCTACAGGCGGATCACTAAAAGCTGCTGCTGAATTGGTGCGCAAAGCCGGTGGTGTGGTTATCGGCAGTTTAGTAGTATTAGAATTAGAAGATTTACATGGTCGTGATAAGCTAAATTATGATGTGCATACGCTTATTAAATTTTGA
- the LOC137251750 gene encoding thyroid transcription factor 1-associated protein 26-like — MGNLKVNAANRKTAGGNNKEKAPYAQRKPQYKSQQSGKMQWRKRKPQNELRKQKLKEREDLRTRKIAEAKAEKERAHQEKQERIKSYKKKRLERTKAISKKTQRGQPLMKDRMQLLLKQIQEMKRYG; from the exons atgggaAATCTAAAGGTGAATGCAGCGAACCGCAAAACTGCTGGTGGCAATAACAAAGAGAAAGCTCCGTATGCTCAAAGGAAGCCACAATATAAATCGCAACAGTCCGGTAAAATGCAATGGCGCAAGCGAAAACCACAAAATGAG CTTAGAAAACAAAAACTGAAGGAGCGTGAAGATTTGAGAACACGGAAAATCGCAGAAGCCAAAGCTGAAAAAGAACGTGCACACCAGGAAAAGCAGGAGCGCATAAAGAGTTACAAAAAGAAACGCTTGGAAAGAACGAAAGCAATTAGTAAAAAAACACAACGCGGTCAACCGCTAATGAAGGATCGCATGCAGTTGCTACTTAAACAAATACAAGAAATGAAGCGTTACGGTTAG